Below is a genomic region from Raphanus sativus cultivar WK10039 chromosome 4, ASM80110v3, whole genome shotgun sequence.
GTGCGGGCCGGTGCCGTTCCTAGGTACAGATTCGGATTGTTGTACATGTTGCAAAGCCAAATACCCAACTCCTCCACTATGTTGGGCGGTAGTTGAAGGAACCAATCCTCCACACTGCCATTGCTACCAAAAGGCGCCTTGAAATTACATCCTATAATCACCAAGTGTAACTTTTGTATCCTATCCATTCAGTGTGAGAACATGACGTGTGTATGTTTATGTTCAAGTTTCTTTTGATTCCAAATAAAACATCAAGGGCAAAGCTTATCACTTCGTTGCCCCTCAAGTGTAAGCTCCTGTTGTGTGcacttttgtttcattttcaatacatatataacatactTGTTTTGTGTTTGCGCGCCTCATTACATTCCCGCCAAAATTCACATTTGCGATCCCTAGATGTCCTAATTATAAGTATTGGAGCCATTCATGGACAGTAATAccagaagagtttttttttttgtaaaaataataccAGAAGAGTTGATTTCGCTAAACTGCTAATCCTCCaaagtattcttttttttttcatggcGTAGACACAGAAGTTAGACCTCTTGTGCTCAAACACTACCTGATCGGGTTTGTATTTTGGTGGCCTGAAGAGTTGCAGGAATCTTACGAGCGACAGATCAAGCTTGCATGATAAGAAGCCCTCCAAATACGTTATGTCTAGCTTTGGATTATCTTGTTGCTTGATTTCGGTGATGACTGTCTGAGAGACAGAGACTTTAAGGTGCAGATGTTACATAAGCATTATCAGTTCCTGCTTATGTTTAAAAATgactttttattgtttatttgattGAACGAAGAAACATACAAATAATAGGCTAAGAGGTTAAAGACAAAAGAACAGACAAGAAGAGACATAAACTCCGTTGAAACAAAAAGCTTTATGTTTGTCTACGGTGAAAACAGACTCAAAGCTATGTTTTAAACCttaaaggaaaaacaaaattgttgtaaaaaaatgttttagatttattttaaacttagagagagagagagagagagagagagagagagagagagagagagagagagagagagagagagagagagagagagagagagagagagagagagagagagagagagagagagagatgtatgTAGTGACGCCTCCTCAAAGATCTGGTTTGGAGAAATGAAAGATCAAACAAGAAAAGACAGGAACTCCATTGAAACAAAGCTTCAAGTTTGTCTTCTTCTATATTCTTAGAGCTCAAGAGTCATGTGGACAAAGAGATGGGTAGAGAGACTAGAGAGAAAAGCTTCTTAACTAaaggtttttatttttgtcaaagtGAAGGTTATCAATGAAGAGAGTGGAGAAACTGAGAGGTTTGCTGTGTGTTTTACATTTATTTGAGCTCTCAAGCTTTTtgttttaaggttttttttgtCTATGAATCTCCAAGAAATTGGCTAAATCTGGAAAAGAGAGTGGAGAAGGTAAAAGCCATTTGTgttgtgtgtatatatgtatgGACCACTTATCAAGTTATCATCATAAACACCAAGGAAGTGGTCAGAAGAAATTGCTATCTATATAATCAACACAAGAAGCCGAATTAAATTAGTAAGAAAACGGCCACAAGCAGAATTCAAATAATTCAAGCCCAAGACGCATAAACTTCCCGAGAAATTCTCTATATGAAAACTTTGATTATCTACTTTTAAGCGCGAAAAACGATGAGTCACCGACCACCAATATATTGCTTGCTTGCTTTCCATGGATTCTGCAAGAAATGATAAAGTTTTAACGGAAAAGATATTCTCTCTCCAAACACTGTGCGCCATGCAAGTCTAAGAAGGTAAGGAATGGAGAGTGGCACAAGTGATACTACAAGCTAACCAGCCACGTTTGCCAAGATGCCAAGTGGATGTATTTTGGGTGGCAAGCGCAGAAGTCTTTGGAGGTGGTTTCGCTTTGGATATGGAGCCGAAGAAGCATTTGTACGGCTCAGTTGGGAAGAATCTggttaataataaattttgaatcgGATTGTATTCAGGTTGGTAAATCTGATTAATGATGAAGAAGAATGGTCATTTCTGGTTTCCGAATGATATAATTTTGTACCAGTTCTAATTTAAGGACCAATCTCCTTGCAAAAAGTTTTCGTGCGCAGAGTTCAATATTCTCCCATGTAAACTCTCTAATCTCGCTACGGTTATCTCCCAAAGCTGACTTGTttgaagagaaaaccataaTAATACATGGTGTttgctgtcaaaaaaaaagcagCACACAGTGATTCCAACACTTTCATAAGACTAAACCTGAAACGACTAGACACAAaattgggaaaaaaaaaatttgtgagATTTCAATAGTAAGATTCCGGTTATACAAGCACTCTAATTAActcatatataattataatattctGGACAAATTATTTGAAACCAATTGAACTATGAGTACCAAATCAAACGAACAAATATGGAATGAACCAAAAATCACAATATCTGGTTCTTTGTTTAAAAGTATTTGGCATTTGATATTTGAACTAAGAAGATAGAGAAGTAAAACTGAATGAGTGTTCGAGTACCTAAAATACAATAGTATgcaaaatattagttatatataactaattatgAAATACCCAATGTTGCCATGATTGCTGCATTGCATTAACTTTAAACCATAAAGTTGTATAGAATTAATAGATGCTCAAAAGTCTACAGAACTGAAATAGTGTCGGCATAATTGCTGTATTGCAGCTAAATCCCTAAAGTTTATTAATGAACTTGTAAACCATATCATTCCCACTATTAGATTTAAAACCTTTCCGAGACTCCTTCTTACTCTGTCCATGACAACAACAATATCAATTATAAACAATAGTTGTTTCAAACTAGAAATGAATAAAAAAGATGAGTTGCCGAGATGACCTTCCTCTTAGTTGACTGTTTAAGACAAGTgcatgatttttaaaaagaaggaaaaatgtAATGAAAACGCTGGCAATGAACAATTGTGGCGACATTATGAACTTGAGAAAACctgaaagaagagagaagggattaaacatatatacaaagtaGCAAAATTTTGACTATAAATAGATCACCACACTTGTAGATTTGTATCATCAAAGGTAAAAGtacattgaaaagaaaaaaaagtaaagcagaaagaaaagaaatggcAAAGAACTTCAACTCTGGCAGCTTCACTATTCTCGTGCTTGTCCTCGTGATGGCTTCAACTGGTAAGTTTATCTCGATTATATACTTTTCAGTTGTATTTTAATTATCTTGCGCTGATGATCATGATGAATATGTCAACAGGAATCCTCAAGACCAAGGCTCTGCATGGGGTGGAGTGCCCAGTTGGAAGTGGATGCCTTGACCCTAGTAAGCGTGTGTTCTTAGACGAGTGCGGGCCGGTGCCGTTCCTAGGTACAGATTCGGATTGTTGTACATGTTGCAAAGCCAAATACCCAACTCCTCCACTATGTTGGGCGGTAGTTGAAGGAACCAATCCTCCACACTGCCATTGCTACCAAAAGGCGCCTTGAAATTACATCCTATAATCACCAAGTGTAACTTTTGTATCCTATTCATTCAGTGTGAGAACATGACCTGTGTATGTTTATGTTCAAGTTTCTTTTGCTTCCAAATAAAACATCGTCAACGGCAAAGCTTATCACTTCTTGCCCCTCACGTGTAACCGCATCATGTTGTGTGCACTTCTGTTTCATTATGAATATATGTATAACATACTCTTTTTTGTGTTTGTGCGCCTCATTACATTCTCGCCAAAATTCACATTTCGGTCCTTAGATGTCCTCGATCTATAATTGACTAATTATTGGACAGTAACACCAGAAGAGTTGATTTCGCTAATCTGCTTATTCTCCAAATTATTCCGTTTCCATGGCGTTAAACCCTTAGACACATAAGTTAGACCTCTTGTGCTCAAACACTACCTGATCGGTTTGTATTTTTGTAGCCTAGACAGTTGCAGGAATCCGACGAGCAACAGATCAAGCTTGCATGATAAGAAGCCCTCGATCATCTTGTTCGTTATTTTAATATGCATTTGATTTGGATGACAACTGTCTGATGAGAGACAGAGAGTTTAAGTTGCAGAACTAACATAAGCGTTATCAGTTCCTGCTTCTTTTTTATATACCCTATTGCGGTTTTGAAAGAACACATTTAGTACTACATAGTATACTAGTTACCATATTACTAGACTCAAGTTTGAAATACAAGTTCTCAACGAATACGTTGTAATCCGAAATCTCTTAAgcaataaaatcatatttgatCCTTGAATCTCGTCTTTTACTGCTTACTTCATATTTCCGTAGTATCATAAAGAGCATacgtaattttttataataaatgttaaattaatacaacaaattattttttttacaaaagatGCATCTTgaatctaaatatattttagaaaagagTATACACTTTTAATAGAAATCCTATATCACCGAGAAATAAACCATCTCGTCACTGCCTCCTCATACCCCTTGCCTCCAAGCATCTTGATTGTTTAGATTCTGTTTCTAACAACCTTATCAATATAGCAGCATAGATTATCCTCGGTTTGCATATTCTCGCCAGGTCTTCGACCATTTCTTTCTTTCCAAACAGAATAAATTGTTATTTGATGAAAAGAATATCGGAGCAAAAATAGCTGAATCTTGTCTTGCTACCATCAACTACTATCTGCAGGATAGTTTCCCACTCGCTGGAATAGCTAATACCCAGCAAGTTCaaagttatttttttcagaCTTTGTTTGAGTATGgacatttaaaaaatagatcATTTCGAGTCTCCATCTTCTCTTTAAACAGAGCACATGCTGAATTCGCTTGTTACTCCAATTGATCAGTCTGTCTCCAGTTGATAGCCTATTATGCATGCCAACCATGTGATAAGCGTGTATTTAGGAGTAGCAAAGGAGAACAAGACACCCATGTACCATTCACACCATGGAGAAGCAGTTTGAACTATCTTTCGTGTGTTCTTTGTGCAGAACTTAGATATGTATCACCTTTTCCTCTCCAAAGTCGGACGTCTGCAAGGTTAGTGAGACCCCTCTCTCTTAGTGTCAAGACTTCACGTTCAATGTGAACTAAAACGTTAGTCCTATGCCTTCTTGGTCTGCACGTCTGAATAGCTATTTCAACTGTAGCATCCAGTCTCACTCCAAGATCAATGCAACCCCTGGTACCCGCCAGATCAATTAGTTTTCCTAGTGGACACACCACACATCAATTCAAAATGATGTTTTGCATCGCTCTAAACCTTCACCTTTGCTAGCGCATCCGCTATAGGTCTACATTTGAGCAATTTTTCAATGTCCAAAATCCTAGAGTGTCCTTATCGTCAACTGTACAGAAAAAGGATTTGCGAAATAGATATTTGTGTATCCAACGAGTTTGCCTCATAGTCATTCTCTTGGACACTAGGGGTAGACCTAGATATCGCACCAAAAGAGTTCTAGAACCAAAATGGACTTGTTCTAAAATGTTATCTCTATCATTTTTTTCAATACCAGCCATAAAAAGAGTAaatttttccaaatttattttaagCGCCGAGTACTCTGCAAATTCGGCAAAGACCTTAAGAATACGCTCTCTAATTACTTTTACATGCTTATAGTATGTCTAAACAAATTAAACAAAGGAActgtgaatcaaatcaaatgaaTAAATATGGAA
It encodes:
- the LOC130511821 gene encoding defensin-like protein 206, whose amino-acid sequence is MAKNFNSGSFTILVLVLVMASTGILKTKALHGVECPVGSGCLDPSKRVFLDECGPVPFLGTDSDCCTCCKAKYPTPPLCWAVVEGTNPPHCHCYQKAP